A portion of the Misgurnus anguillicaudatus chromosome 16, ASM2758022v2, whole genome shotgun sequence genome contains these proteins:
- the LOC129425827 gene encoding uncharacterized protein isoform X2, whose product MRLQIMDEVQKSQQNLRLIEMLMQKTFALRRQEIIQENPHVKDFLEKWPALRIESQFYAVLDQHTAGLVALYRQKAARTGKISEVLRDILKVYDLQEVRDVNMKRTLALRALPVYLREDDPQFFKTLNVEESDETGIIDTPVALVTAVTDDTADAVHFSPANISIVVEDSVVMSDIPNLAICIILFLFEMYTWCSKS is encoded by the exons ATGAGACTGCAGATTATGGACGAAGTTCAGAAGAGTCAGCAAAATCTACGCTTAATAGAAATGCTAATGCAGAAGACCTTTGCCCTTCGTCGCCAGGAGATTATTCAGGAAAACCCACATGTGAAGGACTTCTTGGAGAAATGGCCGGCTCTTCGGATTGAATCACAG TTCTATGCTGTGCTTGACCAACATACAGCTGGACTGGTGGCATTGTATAGGCAGAAGGCGGCACGAACCGGAAAAATATCAGAGGTGCTGCGTGACATCTTAAAGGTTTATGATCTCCAG GAAGTGCGCGATGTCAACATGAAGCGTACTCTAGCCCTTCGTGCCCTCCCGGTATACCTGCGTGAGGATGACCCGCAGTTCTTTAAGACTTTGAAT GTGGAGGAGTCGGATGAGACAGGCATCATTGACACACCTGTTGCTCTTGTCACAGCAGTCACAGATGACACTGCAGATGCAGTTCATTTCAGTCCTGCAAACATTTCCATTGTTGTGGAAGACAGTGTTGTGATGAGTGATATCCCTAACTTGGCTATATGCATTATCTTGTTCCTGTTTGAAATGTACACTTGGTGCTCTAAATCCTAA
- the LOC129425827 gene encoding uncharacterized protein isoform X1, translated as MRLQIMDEVQKSQQNLRLIEMLMQKTFALRRQEIIQENPHVKDFLEKWPALRIESQLCAEFQHIININLRNQFYAVLDQHTAGLVALYRQKAARTGKISEVLRDILKVYDLQEVRDVNMKRTLALRALPVYLREDDPQFFKTLNVEESDETGIIDTPVALVTAVTDDTADAVHFSPANISIVVEDSVVMSDIPNLAICIILFLFEMYTWCSKS; from the exons ATGAGACTGCAGATTATGGACGAAGTTCAGAAGAGTCAGCAAAATCTACGCTTAATAGAAATGCTAATGCAGAAGACCTTTGCCCTTCGTCGCCAGGAGATTATTCAGGAAAACCCACATGTGAAGGACTTCTTGGAGAAATGGCCGGCTCTTCGGATTGAATCACAG CTTTGTGCTGAGTTCCAGCACATCATAAACATAAACCTACGCAACCAGTTCTATGCTGTGCTTGACCAACATACAGCTGGACTGGTGGCATTGTATAGGCAGAAGGCGGCACGAACCGGAAAAATATCAGAGGTGCTGCGTGACATCTTAAAGGTTTATGATCTCCAG GAAGTGCGCGATGTCAACATGAAGCGTACTCTAGCCCTTCGTGCCCTCCCGGTATACCTGCGTGAGGATGACCCGCAGTTCTTTAAGACTTTGAAT GTGGAGGAGTCGGATGAGACAGGCATCATTGACACACCTGTTGCTCTTGTCACAGCAGTCACAGATGACACTGCAGATGCAGTTCATTTCAGTCCTGCAAACATTTCCATTGTTGTGGAAGACAGTGTTGTGATGAGTGATATCCCTAACTTGGCTATATGCATTATCTTGTTCCTGTTTGAAATGTACACTTGGTGCTCTAAATCCTAA